The Rhodopirellula halodulae DNA segment CTTCGACTTTCGTCGAGATTGCCTCCGGAGCTTGTTCCGGAGGAGGGCCTGAAGGTCCCGGCGAATTGCCGTAGACAAACAACCCTGTGAACAGTGCTGCAAGCGTGAGCCCCCAAATGATGGCCAGACGCTGCAGAAAAACGGGTGTTCGTTCGGTGTCAGAACGAACATCCAACGGGTCTGTTCCCAGGTCGAAACCCGAGACAGATTTTCGGCTTAACATGTCACGTGCCCCGCGATCAATGTTGGTAAAGATACACTTCCACACCCGAAATGCTCGGATGTATCAAACGCTACAACGGAATCAGTGGGTGGCTGCAGACGAATGACTATTCGGGTGAGAGAAAACCGCTACCTTGTCCTGGTTAGTAGCGACCTTGGCGGTGATAGCGATTGCGACGTTTGGCTTGATTGCAGGCTGGATGACGTCGCCTTCACTTCATCTGGTCCACTCTAAAAATTCACATCTCTCGCGATACGCGGTTTAAAAAGCTCCGCCTCCCAGTCGATTCGCCTCGCATTCACCTGTTAGTCTTCCGTGAACTCTGATGTTTCCTCCAAACAGCTCGTCCTCGAATTGGCTCGCAGCCTGCATGCTTGTGGCTCGCCCGCGTACGAGTTGGATCTTGAAATGGAACAAGTTTCCGCGTCGCTCGGCCACGAGGCTTCGTTCTTCTCGACTCCGACGGCGTTGTTCGTCACCTTCGGCGGCGATGACACCCGGCTGATTCGGGTCTATCCCAGCGACACAAATCTGGGTCGCTACGCAGCTTTGTTTGAACTTCAGCGAGAGATCCAGGAAAACCAACTCAACACCCCGGCCGCCTGGCAACGGCTGTCGGAGATCAACGCCATGAGCGAAGGGTACGGCACCGTCACCCAGATCCTGTCGCATGGCGGGGTGGCCGCCTGCATCAGCGTGCTGGTTGGCGGAGACATTCGCACCACCCTTTCCGCGGGCGTGGTTGGATTGATGGTTGGAATTTTGGTGACTTGGCTGACCGCACAACGTCACCAAGTCCACCTGATCAATGTGGCAGCCGGCTTTCTCGCCAGTTCGGTCGCTTGCAGTATTCAGGCCTATTTCGGCACCGGCAACTTCGAGATCACTTCATTAGCAGCGTTGATCTTGCTCGTTCCCGGATTGCACCTGACCATCAGCATCAACGAATTGGCCACGCAGAACCTGGCGTCGGGCTCGGCAAGATTCTCGGGAGCGATGACCACGTTGCTAACCATCGTCTTCGGCGTTTCCATGGGTTACGGATTGGTGGATGCGCTGATCCCGATTCCTCCTTCGGTGCAACTGGACTCACCGGACTGGTTCGCGTCCTCATTGGTCCTGGTGCCCATCGGTCTGTGCGTCGCCGTGACCTTCCGCACACGTTATCGCGACATCCCATGGTTACTGGCGTCAACGCTGCTTGGCTACGGAGTCCTACGGTTAGCAGGAACCGTGTTTGGTCCCTTTGCCTCGGTGGGCATCGCCGCGTTTGTCACGGGCGTGACCAGCCATCACGCGTCAGCGCGACTTGGGTTGCCAACCGCTGTGATGCTGCTTCCCGCATTGTTGTTGCTCGTTCCCGGCAGCCTGGGATTTTCGGGCTTGTCCCAAATCATGTTGAAAGAGGATCTGCCGTCTGGCATTCACCTGACCGCGACCATGATGTTGACCGCCGTTTCCATCGTCGCAGGGTTGCTGCTGACGGATGTCGTGGTCTCACGTAGCGACAAGCAATCGCTGGAATCGCCAACCACGAACACTTCTGAATCCTCCGACTGAATTCCAGAAACCCAGCAGCGTCCATTTGAACGCGTATCCCATTCAAGA contains these protein-coding regions:
- a CDS encoding threonine/serine exporter family protein, coding for MNSDVSSKQLVLELARSLHACGSPAYELDLEMEQVSASLGHEASFFSTPTALFVTFGGDDTRLIRVYPSDTNLGRYAALFELQREIQENQLNTPAAWQRLSEINAMSEGYGTVTQILSHGGVAACISVLVGGDIRTTLSAGVVGLMVGILVTWLTAQRHQVHLINVAAGFLASSVACSIQAYFGTGNFEITSLAALILLVPGLHLTISINELATQNLASGSARFSGAMTTLLTIVFGVSMGYGLVDALIPIPPSVQLDSPDWFASSLVLVPIGLCVAVTFRTRYRDIPWLLASTLLGYGVLRLAGTVFGPFASVGIAAFVTGVTSHHASARLGLPTAVMLLPALLLLVPGSLGFSGLSQIMLKEDLPSGIHLTATMMLTAVSIVAGLLLTDVVVSRSDKQSLESPTTNTSESSD